A section of the Streptomyces sp. CG1 genome encodes:
- the rodA gene encoding rod shape-determining protein RodA, giving the protein MSGSSFSVSGYGPERAGLTRLFARDSLARRLDWPMLMAALVLSLLGSLLVYSATRNRTEINQGDQYYFLVRHLMNLGIGFALMIGTLWLGHRALRNAVPILYGISLFGVLLVLTPLGATINGSRNWIVFGGGFSLQPAEFVKISIILGMAMILAARVDAGDKQHPDHRTVMQSLALAAVPILIVLLMPDLGTVLAMVAIILGVLLASGASNRWIFGLLITGVLGCLAIWQLHILDQYQINRFAAFANPNLDPAGVGYNTNQARIAIGSGGLTGAGLFHGSQTTGQFVPEQQTDFVFTVAGEELGFVGAGLIIFLLGVVLWRACRIARDSTELYGTIVAAGIVAWFAFQSFENIGMTLGIMPVTGLPLPFVSYGGSSMFVVWVAVGLLQSIKVQRPMSA; this is encoded by the coding sequence ATGAGCGGCAGCAGCTTCTCCGTCTCGGGGTACGGCCCCGAGCGGGCCGGCTTGACCAGGCTCTTCGCCCGCGACTCGCTGGCCCGCAGGCTGGACTGGCCGATGCTGATGGCCGCCCTCGTGCTGTCGCTGCTGGGCTCGCTGCTGGTGTACTCCGCCACCCGCAACCGCACCGAGATCAACCAGGGCGACCAGTACTACTTCCTGGTCCGCCATCTGATGAACCTCGGCATCGGCTTCGCCCTGATGATCGGCACACTCTGGCTCGGCCACCGCGCCCTGCGCAACGCCGTGCCGATCCTCTACGGCATCTCGCTGTTCGGGGTGCTGCTGGTGCTCACCCCGCTCGGCGCCACCATCAACGGCAGCCGCAACTGGATCGTGTTCGGCGGCGGCTTCTCGCTCCAGCCCGCCGAGTTCGTGAAGATCTCGATCATCCTGGGCATGGCGATGATACTGGCGGCCCGGGTCGACGCCGGGGACAAGCAGCACCCCGACCACCGCACGGTCATGCAGTCCCTCGCCCTGGCCGCGGTGCCGATCCTGATCGTGCTGCTCATGCCCGACCTCGGCACGGTCCTGGCCATGGTGGCCATCATCCTGGGCGTGCTGCTCGCCTCCGGCGCCTCCAACCGCTGGATCTTCGGCCTGCTCATCACCGGAGTGCTCGGCTGTCTCGCCATCTGGCAGCTGCACATCCTGGACCAGTACCAGATCAACCGCTTCGCCGCGTTCGCCAACCCGAACCTGGACCCGGCGGGCGTCGGCTACAACACCAACCAGGCCCGTATCGCCATCGGCTCCGGCGGACTGACCGGCGCCGGGCTCTTCCACGGCTCGCAGACCACCGGCCAGTTCGTACCCGAGCAGCAGACGGACTTCGTCTTCACTGTCGCGGGGGAGGAGCTGGGCTTCGTCGGCGCGGGCCTGATCATCTTCCTGCTGGGCGTAGTGCTGTGGCGCGCCTGCCGGATCGCCCGTGACTCCACCGAGCTGTACGGGACGATCGTCGCCGCCGGGATCGTCGCCTGGTTCGCCTTCCAGTCCTTCGAGAACATCGGCATGACCCTCGGCATCATGCCGGTCACCGGTCTGCCCCTGCCGTTCGTGTCATACGGCGGCTCGTCGATGTTCGTGGTCTGGGTGGCGGTGGGACTGCTGCAGTCGATCAAGGTCCAGAGACCCATGTCGGCGTAG
- the mrdA gene encoding penicillin-binding protein 2 encodes MTNIPETGRTPRVQIRLVVIQILVLSLLGTLGGRLWYLQIREGAQYQKEASGNHVQQVVDPAVRGDILDARGVPLADNETRLVVSASRTDLLKQKDDGKAVLTKLAGVLGVKPEDIIQKVRLCDAKTPQPCWNGSPYQPIPITDEATPKQALQIRERSEDFPGITAQPEAVRRYPGPGKSNTAQVLGYLSPVTDDEIQKAKNTQSPYLRSDMVGRSGLEREYDKELRGKAGVTRYEVDNLGRVIGKAKADPAEPGANLVTSVDSRVQRVSEYELDKAMKTARQQFDKNTGENFKADSGAVVVMEAKTGRIVAMASEPTYDPNVWVGGISAKDYKSLTGKDSDYPLLNRAIQGQAAPGSTFKVVSTAAAVQAGYAWDGGYPCTSSYSVGGQVFKNFEGENFGPISLGRALEVSCDTVFYGLGDNEWKKDGGINPKKGQPKDWFFKTAHQFGLGKETGIDLPNEVTGRVPDRQWKLDYWNANKDAWCKSGKKDGSYVEKIAYENCLEGNKMREGDEINYSIGQGDTLVTPIQEAMIYGAVANGGTEYFPTIGKAIVSPDGKTVQEIKPKVQRKLPVSQATLKGMDDAFAGVITRGTAAWKFNGWPQNKIPLHGKTGTAEVYGKQTTSWLASYSKDYTVIMTIAQAGTGSGASGEAVRNIYSALYGVQGDGSIDNKKALLPQPQQGLPKVRTDGTIDAPKVSGDPAKDAETAQKDNPSNGDSQQPAATASPTTGNRNTRRRPRKRGSRRMPS; translated from the coding sequence GTGACCAACATCCCCGAGACCGGTCGGACCCCACGCGTCCAGATCCGGCTCGTCGTGATCCAGATCCTCGTCCTCTCCCTCCTCGGCACGCTGGGCGGCCGCTTGTGGTACTTGCAGATCCGCGAGGGTGCGCAGTACCAGAAGGAGGCGTCCGGCAACCACGTCCAGCAGGTCGTCGACCCCGCCGTGCGCGGTGACATCCTGGACGCCCGCGGCGTGCCCCTCGCGGACAACGAGACCCGCCTGGTCGTCTCCGCCTCCCGCACCGACCTGCTCAAGCAGAAGGACGACGGCAAGGCGGTCCTCACCAAGCTGGCCGGCGTCCTCGGCGTGAAACCCGAGGACATCATCCAGAAGGTCCGGCTGTGCGACGCCAAGACCCCCCAGCCGTGCTGGAACGGCTCGCCGTACCAGCCGATCCCGATCACCGACGAGGCCACCCCGAAGCAGGCCCTGCAGATCCGCGAGCGCTCCGAGGACTTCCCCGGCATCACCGCCCAGCCCGAGGCCGTGCGCCGCTACCCGGGCCCGGGCAAGTCCAACACCGCTCAGGTGCTCGGCTATCTCTCGCCCGTCACCGACGACGAGATCCAGAAGGCCAAGAACACCCAGTCGCCCTATCTGCGCTCCGACATGGTCGGCCGCTCAGGCCTGGAGCGGGAGTACGACAAGGAGCTGCGCGGCAAGGCCGGCGTCACGCGCTACGAGGTCGACAACCTCGGCCGGGTCATCGGCAAGGCCAAGGCGGACCCCGCCGAGCCAGGCGCCAACCTGGTCACCAGCGTCGACTCCCGGGTGCAGCGCGTTTCGGAGTATGAGCTGGACAAGGCGATGAAGACCGCCCGCCAGCAGTTCGACAAGAACACCGGCGAGAACTTCAAGGCCGACTCGGGCGCTGTCGTCGTCATGGAGGCCAAGACCGGCCGGATCGTCGCGATGGCCTCGGAGCCGACCTACGACCCGAATGTGTGGGTGGGCGGCATCTCCGCCAAGGACTACAAGTCCCTGACCGGCAAGGACTCCGACTACCCGCTGCTCAACCGGGCCATCCAGGGGCAGGCGGCCCCCGGTTCGACGTTCAAGGTGGTCTCCACGGCCGCCGCGGTCCAGGCCGGCTACGCCTGGGACGGCGGCTACCCCTGCACCAGCTCCTACTCGGTCGGCGGCCAGGTCTTCAAGAACTTCGAGGGCGAGAACTTCGGCCCGATCTCCCTCGGCCGCGCCCTGGAGGTCTCCTGCGACACCGTCTTCTACGGCCTCGGCGACAACGAGTGGAAGAAGGACGGCGGCATCAACCCCAAGAAGGGCCAGCCCAAGGACTGGTTCTTCAAGACCGCCCACCAGTTCGGCCTCGGCAAGGAGACCGGCATCGACCTGCCCAACGAGGTCACCGGCCGCGTCCCCGACCGCCAGTGGAAGCTGGACTACTGGAATGCCAACAAAGACGCCTGGTGCAAGTCCGGCAAGAAGGACGGCAGCTACGTCGAGAAGATCGCCTACGAGAACTGCCTCGAAGGCAACAAGATGCGTGAGGGCGACGAGATCAACTACTCCATCGGCCAGGGCGACACACTCGTCACGCCGATACAGGAGGCGATGATCTACGGCGCCGTCGCCAACGGCGGCACCGAGTACTTCCCGACCATCGGCAAGGCGATCGTCAGCCCCGACGGAAAGACCGTCCAGGAGATCAAGCCCAAGGTGCAGCGCAAGCTGCCCGTCAGCCAGGCCACCCTCAAGGGCATGGACGACGCCTTCGCGGGCGTCATCACCCGCGGTACGGCCGCGTGGAAGTTCAACGGCTGGCCGCAGAACAAGATCCCGCTGCACGGCAAGACCGGTACGGCGGAGGTCTACGGCAAGCAGACCACGTCCTGGCTGGCCTCGTACTCCAAGGACTACACGGTGATCATGACGATCGCCCAGGCCGGTACGGGTTCCGGCGCCTCCGGTGAGGCCGTGCGCAACATCTACAGCGCGCTCTACGGCGTCCAGGGCGACGGCTCCATCGACAACAAGAAGGCGCTGCTGCCCCAGCCACAGCAGGGCCTGCCGAAGGTCCGCACGGACGGCACGATCGACGCCCCGAAGGTCAGCGGCGACCCGGCCAAGGACGCCGAGACCGCCCAGAAGGACAATCCCAGCAACGGCGACAGCCAGCAGCCCGCCGCCACGGCGTCGCCCACCACGGGCAACCGCAACACCCGCAGGCGCCCTCGCAAGAGGGGAAGCCGGAGGATGCCCTCATGA
- the mreC gene encoding rod shape-determining protein MreC: MRDTKESRLLLVLLVAIAFALITVDIRGGRNSPVDGARQAAAAVFGPVENGLSSAVDPVGNAVSAIRDADSRHDRLATLEKENAALKAKLGSDDRNRSRLNQLDRMLKIAGDGQYGIKGAQVIAIGAAQGFSWTITIDAGANDGIRRDMTVLNGDGLVGRVTTVGPDTSTVLLANDPDFTVGTRMEGSDELGFASGQGDRPLRVELLNGKAEVKKGDRLVTFGSEADRPFVPGVPVGVVSRVDPSNGGLTRTIYVTPYVGFTKLDIVGVVVQAPKKDPRDEVLPAQPKPVPTPTVTVTVTPSADASANNQQQ, encoded by the coding sequence GTGAGGGACACGAAAGAGAGCCGGTTGCTCCTGGTCCTGCTGGTTGCCATCGCATTCGCGCTGATCACGGTGGACATCCGCGGGGGCAGGAACTCCCCGGTCGACGGTGCCCGGCAGGCCGCGGCCGCGGTGTTCGGCCCGGTCGAGAACGGGCTGTCCTCGGCGGTCGACCCGGTCGGCAACGCCGTCTCCGCGATCCGGGACGCCGACAGCCGCCATGACCGGCTCGCCACACTGGAGAAGGAGAACGCAGCCCTCAAGGCGAAGCTCGGCAGCGACGACCGCAACCGCAGCCGGCTGAACCAGCTCGACAGAATGCTGAAGATCGCCGGCGACGGCCAGTACGGCATCAAGGGCGCCCAGGTCATCGCCATAGGAGCGGCGCAGGGCTTCTCCTGGACCATCACCATCGACGCCGGCGCCAACGACGGCATCAGGCGCGACATGACCGTCCTCAACGGCGACGGGCTGGTCGGCCGGGTCACCACCGTCGGCCCCGACACCTCCACCGTGCTGCTCGCCAACGACCCCGACTTCACCGTCGGCACCCGCATGGAGGGCAGCGACGAACTCGGCTTCGCCTCCGGGCAGGGCGACCGCCCGCTGCGCGTGGAGTTGCTCAACGGCAAGGCGGAGGTGAAGAAGGGCGACCGGCTCGTCACCTTCGGCTCGGAGGCCGACCGGCCGTTCGTGCCGGGCGTGCCGGTCGGTGTGGTCTCCCGCGTCGACCCGTCCAACGGCGGCCTCACCCGCACGATCTACGTCACCCCGTACGTCGGCTTCACCAAGCTCGACATCGTCGGTGTGGTCGTCCAGGCCCCGAAGAAGGACCCGCGTGACGAGGTCCTGCCGGCCCAGCCCAAGCCGGTACCGACGCCGACGGTGACCGTCACGGTGACCCCGTCCGCCGACGCCTCCGCCAACAACCAGCAGCAGTAG
- the mreD gene encoding rod shape-determining protein MreD, with protein sequence MRFNRILLSSALVVVALVIQVSVLARLHLPGAVPDLLLLTVLGLAMVYGHVGGALVGFGAGLLADLAPPADHAAGRYALVLCVIGYFAGLIKPETGRLKSATGPMAVVVAAAIGSTLLYACVGALVGDTAARHVGLPGLLFSAALYDLLLAPFVVPGIMWLARRADNDPLAEAGPAAKAGDISSGWLSSGTGLRIGSQRGGLGALKAKARTRSARVGRIKGVKRL encoded by the coding sequence ATGCGCTTCAACCGGATCCTGCTTTCCAGCGCGCTGGTCGTCGTGGCGCTGGTGATCCAGGTGAGCGTCCTGGCCCGCCTGCATCTGCCGGGCGCCGTGCCCGACCTGCTGCTGCTCACCGTCCTGGGCCTCGCCATGGTGTACGGCCATGTCGGCGGCGCCCTCGTCGGTTTCGGCGCCGGTCTGCTCGCCGACCTCGCCCCGCCCGCCGACCACGCGGCCGGCCGCTACGCCCTCGTGCTGTGCGTCATCGGCTACTTCGCCGGGCTCATCAAGCCGGAGACCGGCCGTCTGAAGTCGGCGACCGGCCCGATGGCCGTCGTGGTCGCCGCCGCGATCGGCTCCACGCTGCTGTACGCGTGCGTCGGCGCCCTGGTCGGCGACACCGCCGCCCGCCATGTCGGCCTGCCCGGGCTGTTGTTCTCGGCGGCCCTGTACGACCTGCTGCTCGCCCCGTTCGTGGTGCCCGGCATCATGTGGCTGGCCCGCCGCGCGGACAACGACCCGCTCGCCGAGGCAGGCCCCGCCGCCAAGGCCGGCGACATCTCCAGCGGCTGGCTCTCCTCCGGCACCGGCCTGCGCATCGGCAGCCAGCGCGGCGGTCTCGGCGCGCTGAAGGCCAAGGCCCGCACCCGCTCCGCCCGGGTCGGCCGGATCAAGGGGGTCAAGCGGCTGTGA
- a CDS encoding rod shape-determining protein — protein sequence MSFIGRDMAVDLGTANTLVYVRGRGIVLNEPSVVAINTNTGGILAVGAEAKKMIGRTPGNIVAVRPLKDGVIADFEITERMLRYFILKIHKRRYLARPRVVVCVPSGITGVERRAVIEASSQAGARQVHIIEEPMAAAIGSGLPVHEATGNMVVDIGGGTTEVAVISLGGIVTAQSIRVAGDELDNAIIQYIKKEYSLLLGERTAEQIKITIGSAYDLDSDEHTEVRGRDLVSGLPKTVVISAAEVRKAIEEPVNAIVDAVKTTLDKCPPELSGDIMDRGIVLTGGGALLRGLDERLRRETGMPIHIAEDPLDSVALGSGKCVEEFEALQQVLDAQPRR from the coding sequence ATGTCGTTCATCGGCCGTGACATGGCTGTCGACCTCGGGACCGCCAACACGCTGGTGTACGTCAGGGGTCGCGGGATCGTACTCAACGAACCGTCCGTCGTCGCGATCAACACCAACACGGGTGGGATCCTCGCGGTCGGTGCCGAAGCCAAGAAGATGATCGGCCGGACGCCGGGCAACATCGTCGCCGTCCGCCCATTGAAGGACGGCGTGATCGCCGACTTCGAGATTACCGAGCGAATGCTCCGCTACTTCATTCTGAAGATCCACAAGCGGCGCTATCTCGCCCGGCCTCGGGTCGTCGTCTGTGTGCCCTCCGGAATCACGGGCGTCGAGCGCCGTGCCGTGATCGAGGCGTCCTCCCAGGCCGGCGCCCGCCAGGTGCACATCATCGAGGAGCCCATGGCCGCCGCCATCGGCTCCGGACTGCCGGTCCACGAGGCCACGGGCAACATGGTGGTGGACATCGGCGGCGGCACCACGGAGGTCGCGGTCATCTCGCTCGGCGGCATCGTCACCGCCCAGTCCATCCGCGTCGCGGGCGATGAACTGGACAACGCGATCATCCAGTACATCAAGAAGGAGTACAGCCTCCTGCTGGGTGAGCGCACGGCCGAGCAGATCAAGATCACGATCGGTTCGGCGTACGACCTCGACTCCGACGAGCACACCGAAGTCCGTGGCCGGGACCTGGTGTCCGGACTGCCGAAGACCGTGGTCATCTCGGCCGCCGAGGTGCGCAAGGCGATCGAGGAACCGGTCAACGCGATCGTGGACGCGGTCAAGACGACCCTCGACAAGTGCCCGCCGGAGCTGTCCGGCGACATCATGGACCGAGGAATCGTTCTGACCGGCGGCGGAGCCCTGCTGCGCGGGCTGGACGAGCGGCTGCGCCGGGAGACCGGGATGCCGATCCACATCGCCGAGGATCCGCTGGACAGTGTCGCGCTCGGCTCCGGGAAGTGCGTCGAGGAGTTCGAGGCGCTGCAGCAGGTTCTGGACGCCCAGCCGCGCAGATGA